The Firmicutes bacterium CAG:345 genome has a window encoding:
- a CDS encoding morphogenic protein (product inferred by homology to UniProt) produces MNREVAVKTLIGKGRQYLVKEVNLQVNTKPSKALGCWIINHQYVPYNKDKELFIKGSYDIELWMAVEDDKKTEVYRTTIEFEEKVNAAFKNLLTLDDKMYLKPIVLHYPSCTKMELGEDKNVIVTIESEYLIDVFAEAILIVKCADNEKADLTLDEEILMNVNPDYMKIAKK; encoded by the coding sequence ATGAATAGAGAAGTTGCGGTTAAAACATTAATTGGTAAAGGTCGTCAGTATTTGGTTAAAGAAGTTAATTTACAAGTTAATACAAAACCTTCTAAAGCTTTAGGATGCTGGATAATAAATCATCAATATGTGCCATATAATAAAGATAAAGAACTTTTTATCAAAGGCAGTTATGATATTGAGCTATGGATGGCTGTTGAAGATGATAAAAAAACTGAAGTTTATCGCACTACTATTGAATTTGAAGAGAAAGTTAATGCAGCTTTTAAAAATTTGTTGACTTTGGATGATAAAATGTATTTGAAACCAATTGTTTTACATTATCCATCTTGTACCAAAATGGAACTTGGCGAAGATAAAAATGTTATTGTAACAATTGAAAGTGAATATTTAATCGATGTTTTTGCCGAGGCGATTTTAATTGTTAAATGCGCTGACAACGAGAAAGCGGACTTAACATTAGATGAAGAAATCTTAATGAATGTTAATCCTGATTATATGAAAATAGCCAAGAAATAA
- a CDS encoding unknown (no significant homology to UniProt): MDNLEKEIEELIEEFQNLEVYKQYIAIRNQEKNNLEFLKLKEDARIAKQEIRKYVSDSAKLKEQIDKAKNLEEEYSNHPLIINEKVYKEELLELIDPLFDMLK; this comes from the coding sequence ATGGATAATTTAGAAAAAGAAATAGAAGAACTGATTGAAGAATTTCAAAATTTAGAAGTTTATAAGCAATATATAGCAATTAGAAATCAAGAAAAAAACAACTTAGAATTTTTAAAATTAAAAGAAGATGCTAGAATTGCTAAACAAGAAATTAGGAAATATGTTTCTGATTCAGCAAAATTAAAAGAACAGATTGATAAAGCAAAAAATTTAGAAGAGGAATATTCTAATCATCCACTTATAATTAATGAAAAAGTCTATAAAGAAGAACTTTTAGAACTCATCGATCCTTTATTTGATATGCTCAAATAG
- a CDS encoding (Dimethylallyl)adenosine tRNA methylthiotransferase MiaB (product inferred by homology to UniProt) yields the protein MKDRSLSWPSLKAAGVRTKNKAQEISGLAKPSAFLLSWAAGRYFQVRTYGCQANVRDSEVITAYLQNLGMKPTTDPVQADIIIFNTCAIREHAETRIFGELGHLAPLAKQNYDLIIGLCGCMAHEEVTLEKLRKNVKHLNLVFGTGNIHQLYSLIEEQVKSKDRIFCVSSDNLPVVEEYPEARFERYKAFVNIMYGCDKFCTYCIVPYTRGQQRSRNVEDIVLEVKHLVEKGYKEVTLLGQNVNAFGLDFEDKTKDFAYLLEQIAKTGIARIRFTSPHPADFKENVFKVMSEYKNIMPALHLPMQSGSSRVLKKMNRSYDRQRYLDLVKMLRSYIPDVRLTTDIICCFPGETEEDFEDTLSIIKEANFAGAYTFIYSPRNGTPAARWDNPLTPEEKQARFNRLASAIDEQATIAGNEAVGQEVEVLFDSLDDKIGLIKGYDQYNRLVHVEAPSTLIGQIKKVKILESHTYSFIGELLD from the coding sequence ATGAAAGATAGATCTCTTAGCTGGCCAAGTTTAAAGGCTGCTGGAGTTCGTACTAAAAATAAAGCTCAAGAAATAAGCGGATTGGCTAAGCCATCCGCTTTCTTACTTTCTTGGGCAGCAGGAAGATATTTTCAAGTACGTACTTATGGATGCCAGGCCAATGTTCGCGATTCAGAAGTTATTACTGCATACCTACAAAATTTAGGAATGAAGCCAACTACTGATCCTGTTCAGGCGGACATTATAATTTTTAATACATGTGCAATTAGAGAACACGCAGAAACTCGTATATTTGGTGAATTAGGACATCTAGCTCCTTTAGCCAAACAAAATTATGATTTGATAATTGGTTTATGCGGATGTATGGCACATGAAGAAGTTACTTTAGAAAAATTAAGAAAAAATGTCAAACATTTAAATTTAGTCTTTGGTACCGGAAATATTCATCAATTATATTCTTTAATTGAAGAACAGGTTAAATCCAAAGATCGTATTTTTTGTGTTTCCAGTGATAATTTACCAGTTGTTGAAGAATATCCAGAAGCGCGATTTGAAAGATATAAGGCATTTGTCAACATTATGTATGGATGCGATAAATTTTGTACTTATTGCATTGTTCCATATACAAGAGGTCAACAGAGAAGTAGAAATGTTGAAGACATAGTTTTAGAAGTTAAACACCTTGTTGAAAAAGGATATAAAGAAGTAACTTTATTAGGACAAAACGTCAATGCTTTTGGTTTAGATTTTGAGGATAAGACGAAAGATTTTGCTTATTTGCTTGAACAAATTGCCAAAACTGGAATTGCAAGAATTCGTTTTACTTCACCTCATCCAGCTGATTTTAAAGAAAATGTATTCAAAGTTATGAGCGAGTATAAAAATATAATGCCGGCGTTGCATTTACCTATGCAATCTGGTTCATCTCGTGTTTTGAAAAAAATGAACAGAAGCTATGATCGTCAAAGATATCTTGATTTAGTAAAAATGCTCCGCAGTTATATTCCAGATGTTCGTTTGACAACCGATATTATTTGCTGTTTCCCTGGAGAAACTGAAGAAGACTTTGAAGATACACTTTCGATTATTAAAGAAGCTAATTTTGCCGGTGCTTATACATTTATTTACTCACCGAGAAATGGAACACCAGCAGCAAGATGGGATAATCCATTGACTCCTGAAGAAAAGCAAGCACGCTTTAATCGTTTAGCTAGCGCTATAGATGAACAAGCTACAATTGCCGGAAACGAAGCTGTAGGACAAGAAGTTGAAGTCTTATTTGATTCACTCGATGATAAAATAGGTTTAATTAAAGGATACGATCAATATAATCGTTTAGTTCACGTTGAAGCACCTTCAACACTAATTGGACAAATAAAAAAAGTAAAAATACTTGAAAGTCATACTTATTCATTTATTGGTGAACTTCTCGATTGA